A DNA window from Arachis hypogaea cultivar Tifrunner chromosome 18, arahy.Tifrunner.gnm2.J5K5, whole genome shotgun sequence contains the following coding sequences:
- the LOC112773263 gene encoding coatomer subunit alpha-1, protein MLTKFETKSNRVKGLSFHSKRPWILASLHSGVIQLWDYRMGTLIDRFDEHDGPVRGVHFHNSQPLFVSGGDDYKIKVWNYKLHRCLFTLLGHLDYIRTVQFHHENPWIVSASDDQTIRIWNWQSRTCISVLTGHNHYVMCALFHPKEDIVVSASLDQTVRVWDIGSLKKKAGPPSDDILRFSQMNTDLFGGVDAVVKYVLEGHDRGVNWASFHPTLPLIVSGADDRQVKLWRMNDTKAWEVDTLRGHMNNVSCVMFHAKQDIIVSNSEDKSIRVWDATKRTGIQTFRREHDRFWVLAIHPDMNLLAAGHDSGMIVFKLERERPAFAVSGDCLFYAKDRFLRYYEFSTQRETQVLPIRRPGSLTLNQSPKTLSYSPSENAVLLCSDVEGGSYELYTLSKDDSVIGRGDMQEPKKGLGGSAVFVARNRFAVLDKTSNQVLVKNLKNELVKKSALPIATDAIFYAGTGNLLCRSEDRVFIFDLQQRLVIGDIQTPFIKYVVWSSDMETVALLSKHAIVISSKKLVHQCTLHETIRVKSGAWDENGIFIYTTLNHIKYCLPNGDSGIIKTLDVPIYITKVVGNTIFCLGRDGKNKAIAIDATEYIFKLSLLKKRYDHVMNMIKNSHLCGQAMIAYLQQKGFPEVALHFVKDERIRFNLALESGNIQIAVASATAIDEKDHWYRLGVEALRQGNAGIVEYAYQRTKNFERLSFLYLITGNVEKLAKMLKIAEVKNDVMGQFHNALYMGDVQERVKILENVGHLHLAYLTAKVHGLHDVAERLAAELGDDLPSLPEGKKPSLLMPPSPVITSGDWPLLRVMRGIFDGGFSNTDGDAEEEEYEATNGDWGEELDMVDVDGIQNGDISAILDDGEPGEEDDGEGGWELEDLELPPEAETPKASTGTRSSVFVAPTPGITVSQMWIQKSSLAADHAAAGNFDTAMRLLNRQLAIKNFTPLRSIFLDLHTSSHSYLRAFSSAPVISLAVERGWSESSSPNVRGPPALPFKLSQLDEKLKAGYKSTTAGKFTEALKTFTSILHTIPLIVIESRREVDDVKELIIIVKEYVLGLQMELKRREIKDNPARQQELAAYFTHCNLQTPHLRLALLNAMTVCYKAKNLATAANFARRLLETNPTVENHAKTARQVLGAAEKNMTNNTQLNYDFRNPFVVCGATYVPIYRGQKDVSCPYCTAHFVLSQEGQLCTVCDLAVVGADASGLLCSPSQIR, encoded by the exons atgttgacCAAGTTCGAGACCAAGAGTAACAGAGTGAAGGGGCTTAGTTTTCACAGCAAAAGGCCCTGGATACTTGCGAGTCTTCACAGTGGTGTGATTCAACTATGGGATTACCGCATGGGAACCCTCATCGACAGGTTTGACGAGCATGATGGCCCTGTTAGAGGTGTTCACTTCCACAATTCTCAGCCTCTCTTTGTCTCTGGAG GGGATGATTACAAGATTAAGGTTTGGAACTACAAGTTGCATAGGTGTTTGTTCACTCTTCTAGGACACCTTGATTATATTCGCACTGTGCAATTTCATCATGAGAACCCGTGGATTGTGAGTGCAAGTGATGATCAGACTATTCGCATATGGAACTGGCAATCACGAACATGTATATCTGTCCTAACAGGGCATAATCATTATGTTATGTGTGCTCTATTCCATCCAAAAGAGGATATTGTGGTGTCAGCCTCTCTAGATCAGACTGTTCGTGTTTGGGATATTGGTTCTCTCAAAAAGAAGGCTGGGCCTCCTTCAGATGATATATTGCGTTTTAGTCAGATGAACACGGATCTTTTTGGTGGTGTTGATGCAGTTGTTAAATATGTGTTGGAAGGTCATGATCGCGGGGTCAACTGGGCTTCTTTTCATCCTACACTTCCTCTCATTGTCTCTGGAGCTGATGACCGACAAGTGAAACTTTGGAGGATGAATG ATACTAAGGCATGGGAAGTGGATACTCTGCGAGGGCACATGAATAATGTTTCATGTGTTATGTTCCATGCCAAACAGGACATCATTGTATCAAATTCTGAAGATAAAAGTATTCGAGTATGGGATGCGACAAAGCGCACTGGAATTCAAACCTTCCGCAGAGAGCATGATCGATTTTGGGTTCTTGCAATACATCCTGATATGAATCTGTTGGCTGCTGGTCATGACAGTGGAATGATTGTCTTTAAGCTGGAGAGAGAAAGGCCTGCTTTTGCAGTTAGTGGTGATTGTTTATTTTATGCAAAAGACCGTTTTTTGCGTTACTACGAATTTTCAACACAGAGAGAGACACAAGTACTTCCAATTCGACGACCTGGTTCTTTAACTCTGAATCAAAGTCCGAAGACTCTTTCCTATAGCCCGTCTGAAAATGCAGTTCTTCTCTGTTCAGATGTGGAGGGCGGGTCTTATGAGTTGTATACCTTATCCAAGGATGACTCAGTTATTGGTAGGGGAGATATGCAAGAGCCCAAGAAAGGTCTTGGTGGATCAGCTGTCTTTGTGGCTAGGAATAGGTTTGCTGTGCTCGACAAAACCAGCAATCAAGTCCTAGTTAAAAATCTGAAGAATGAGCTTGTTAAAAAGAGTGCTCTCccgattgccacagatgccataTTTTATGCTGGAACAGGCAACTTGTTATGTAGGTCAGAGGATAGGGTTTTTATATTTGATCTTCAGCAGAGGCTTGTTATCGGTGATATTCAGACCCCTTTTATCAAGTATGTTGTCTGGTCTAGTGACATGGAAACTGTTGCCTTGCTCAGCAAACATGCCATTGTCATCTCAAGCAAGAAGCTTGTTCACCAATGCACCCTCCATGAGACAATCCGCGTGAAAAGTGGAGCATGGGATGAAAACGGCATTTTTATTTACACAACATTAAATCATATCAAGTACTGCCTTCCTAATGGAGATAGCGGGATAATAAAAACACTGGATGTCCCAATTTATATCACAAAGGTTGTTGGAAACACCATATTCTGCTTGGGTCGGGATGGGAAAAACAAAGCTATAGCTATTGATGCGACTGAATATATCTTTAAGCTTTCTCTCTTGAAGAAAAGATATGACCATGTCATGAACATGATAAAGAACTCCCACCTTTGTGGGCAGGCTATGATTGCATATCTACAGCAGAAGGGGTTTCCTGAAGTTGCCCTTCATTTTGTGAAAGATGAGAGAATTCGGTTCAATTTGGCGTTAGAGAGTGGGAACATTCAAATCGCTGTTGCATCAGCCACTGCAATTGATGAGAAAGATCACTGGTATCGATTAGGGGTTGAAGCTCTTCGACAAGGCAATGCTGGTATAGTAGAATATGCATACCAGAGGACCAAAAATTTTGAGAGATTGTCTTTCCTATATCTCATTACTGGTAATGTGGAGAAACTTGCAAAGATGTTGAAAATTGCCGAAGTCAAGAACGATGTGATGGGCCAGTTTCACAATGCCTTATATATGGGTGATGTCCAAGAGCGTGTTAAGATTTTGGAGAATGTGGGTCATTTGCATCTTGCATACCTCACTGCCAAAGTCCACGGACTACATGATGTTGCTGAAAGGCTTGCGGCTGAACTGGGGGATGATCTTCCATCTTTGCCTGAGGGGAAAAAACCATCTCTCTTGATGCCACCATCACCTGTAATAACCAGTGGTGATTGGCCCCTTCTTAGGGTCATGCGAGGCATATTTGATGGTGGCTTTAGCAATACAGATGgcgatgctgaagaagaagagtaTGAAGCTACTAATGGTGATTGGGGTGAGGAGCTTGATATGGTTGATGTGGATGGCATACAAAATGGAGACATTTCTGCAATTTTGGATGATGGAGAGCCGGGTGAAGAGGATGATGGAGAAGGTGGATGGGAGCTGGAAGATCTGGAGCTTCCCCCTGAAGCTGAAACTCCAAAAGCTTCTACCGGTACACGATCTTCAGTTTTCGTGGCCCCAACACCTGGGATTACAGTTAGCCAGATGTGGATTCAGAAATCATCTCTTGCAGCAGATCATGCGGCTGCTGGCAATTTTGATACAGCAATGAGGTTACTGAACAGGCAACTTGCAATAAAGAATTTCACTCCCTTAAGATCCATTTTCCTTGATCTTCATACTAGCAGCCACTCCTACCTGCGTGCCTTCTCATCTGCCCCAGTTATATCACTTGCTGTTGAAAGAGGTTGGAGTGAGTCATCTAGTCCAAATGTAAGAGGCCCACCCGCACTACCTTTCAAACTGTCTCAATTAGATGAAAAGCTCAAAGCTGGTTATAAATCAACTACAGCAGGGAAATTCACCGAGGCTCTAAAGACATTTACCAGTATCCTTCATACAATTCCTTTGATTGTCATTGAGTCGAGGAGGGAAGTTGATGATGTGAAGGAGTTGATTATCATAGTCAAAGAATATGTTTTGGGTCTGCAGATGGAGCTGAAGAGAAGGGAAATTAAGGACAATCCAGCACGCCAGCAGGAGCTTGCCGCGTATTTCACCCATTGTAATCTCCAAACCCCTCATCTGAGGCTAGCTTTGCTTAATGCAATGACTGTCTGCTACAAGGCAAAGAACCTTGCCACAGCTGCCAACTTTGCGAGGAGGCTACTCGAGACCAATCCTACTGTCGAAAACCATGCCAAGACAGCAAGGCAAGTTCTGGGAGCTGCGGAAAAGAACATGACCAATAACACACAGTTGAACTATGATTTCAGAAACCCATTTGTGGTTTGTGGTGCAACTTATGTGCCAATTTACCGCGGACAGAAGGATGTTTCTTGTCCGTATTGCACTGCACACTTTGTGCTGAGCCAGGAGGGTCAGCTATGCACTGTATGTGACCTTGCAGTTGTAGGGGCTGATGCTTCTGGATTGCTCTGTTCTCCTTCCCAGATACGTTGA